A part of Bacillus thuringiensis genomic DNA contains:
- the sspF gene encoding acid-soluble spore protein SspF, which yields MSRRRGVMSNQFKEELAKELGFYDVVQKEGWGGIRAKDAGNMVKRAIEIAEQQLMKQNQ from the coding sequence TTGAGTAGACGAAGAGGTGTCATGTCAAATCAATTTAAAGAAGAGCTTGCAAAAGAGCTAGGCTTTTATGATGTTGTTCAGAAAGAAGGCTGGGGCGGAATTCGTGCGAAAGATGCTGGTAACATGGTGAAACGTGCTATAGAAATTGCAGAACAGCAATTAATGAAACAAAACCAGTAG
- the ispE gene encoding 4-(cytidine 5'-diphospho)-2-C-methyl-D-erythritol kinase produces the protein MKLLVKAPAKINLSLDVLGKRQDGYHEVKMIMTTIDLADRLELMELAEDRIEILSHNRYVPDDQRNLAYQAAKLLKEKFNVKKGVSITIEKTIPVAAGLAGGSSDAAATLRGLNKLWNLGLTIDQLAELGAKIGSDVSFCVYGGTAIATGRGEKIEHIKTPPSCWVILAKPHIGVSTADVYGNLKLNRVTHPNVDKMVNVINAGDYKGICDTVGNVLEDVTFAMHPEVARIKAQMKRFGADAVLMSGSGPTVFGLVHHDSRMHRIYNGLKGFCEQVYAVRLLGERETLE, from the coding sequence TTGAAGCTACTAGTGAAAGCACCAGCAAAGATTAATCTGTCGTTAGATGTACTGGGAAAAAGACAAGACGGATATCATGAAGTGAAAATGATTATGACAACAATTGATTTAGCGGATCGTTTAGAACTAATGGAATTAGCAGAAGACCGTATTGAAATTTTATCCCATAATCGGTATGTCCCAGACGACCAAAGAAATTTAGCTTATCAAGCAGCGAAATTATTAAAAGAGAAGTTTAATGTGAAAAAAGGCGTATCTATTACTATTGAAAAAACGATTCCAGTAGCAGCTGGATTAGCAGGTGGAAGTAGTGATGCAGCAGCGACATTACGTGGCCTTAATAAATTATGGAATTTAGGGCTTACAATTGATCAGTTAGCAGAGCTTGGCGCAAAAATAGGATCAGATGTATCGTTTTGTGTATATGGTGGGACAGCAATTGCCACTGGAAGAGGAGAGAAAATTGAGCACATAAAAACTCCGCCTTCTTGTTGGGTTATTTTAGCAAAACCCCATATTGGTGTATCTACTGCTGATGTGTATGGAAATTTAAAGTTAAATCGAGTTACACATCCAAATGTAGATAAAATGGTTAACGTCATAAATGCTGGGGACTACAAAGGGATTTGTGATACTGTAGGTAACGTTTTAGAAGATGTGACGTTTGCGATGCATCCTGAAGTTGCACGTATTAAGGCACAGATGAAGCGATTTGGGGCGGATGCCGTATTAATGAGTGGAAGTGGCCCAACCGTATTTGGTCTTGTGCACCATGATTCGCGAATGCATCGTATATATAATGGATTAAAAGGATTTTGTGAACAAGTATATGCAGTACGTTTATTAGGAGAGCGAGAAACGCTTGAATAA
- the spoVG gene encoding septation regulator SpoVG has product MEVTDVRLRRVNTEGRMRAIASITLDHEFVVHDIRVIDGNNGLFVAMPSKRTPDGEFRDIAHPINSNTRSKIQDAVLTEYHRLGELEEVEFEEAGAS; this is encoded by the coding sequence ATGGAAGTGACTGACGTAAGATTACGCCGCGTAAACACAGAAGGCCGCATGAGAGCAATTGCCTCTATTACTCTAGACCATGAATTTGTTGTTCATGATATTCGTGTAATTGATGGTAATAATGGATTATTTGTAGCAATGCCAAGTAAACGTACTCCAGATGGAGAATTCCGTGACATTGCACATCCAATTAATTCTAATACACGCTCTAAAATTCAAGATGCGGTTTTAACAGAGTATCATCGTTTAGGCGAGTTAGAAGAGGTTGAGTTTGAAGAAGCGGGTGCTTCGTAA
- a CDS encoding ribose-phosphate diphosphokinase, with amino-acid sequence MSTQYLNSNLKVFSLNSNKELAEQIAKHIGVGLGKCSVDRFSDGEVQINIEESIRGCDVFIIQSTSFPVNEHIMELLIMIDALKRASAKTINIVIPYYGYARQDRKARSREPITSKLVANLLETAGATRVITLDLHAPQIQGFFDIPIDHLMGVPILSDYFETKGLKDIVIVSPDHGGVTRARKMADRLKAPIAIIDKRRPRPNVSEVMNIIGNIEGKTAILIDDIIDTAGTITLAANALVENGASEVYACCTHPVLSGPAIERIQNSNIKELVVTNSIVLPEEKKIDKVHELSVAPLIGEAIIRVYEEESVSVLFN; translated from the coding sequence ATGTCGACTCAATATCTAAATTCTAATTTGAAAGTATTCTCTTTAAACTCTAATAAGGAACTTGCTGAGCAAATTGCAAAGCACATTGGAGTAGGACTAGGAAAATGTTCTGTTGATCGTTTTAGTGATGGAGAAGTTCAAATTAACATTGAAGAAAGTATCCGTGGTTGCGATGTATTCATTATTCAATCTACAAGCTTCCCAGTAAACGAACATATCATGGAATTACTTATTATGATCGATGCATTAAAGCGTGCATCTGCAAAAACAATTAATATTGTTATTCCTTACTATGGTTATGCGCGTCAAGACCGTAAAGCGCGTTCTCGTGAACCAATTACATCGAAACTTGTAGCAAACTTGCTTGAAACAGCAGGTGCAACTCGTGTAATCACTCTAGATTTACATGCTCCACAAATTCAAGGGTTCTTTGATATCCCAATCGACCACCTAATGGGTGTACCAATTCTTTCAGATTACTTTGAAACAAAAGGTCTTAAAGATATCGTAATCGTGTCACCTGACCACGGTGGAGTAACTCGTGCTAGAAAAATGGCAGATCGCCTAAAAGCACCAATCGCTATTATTGATAAGCGTCGTCCTCGTCCGAACGTATCAGAGGTAATGAACATTATCGGTAATATTGAAGGTAAAACAGCAATTTTAATTGATGACATCATTGATACAGCTGGTACAATTACATTAGCAGCAAACGCTCTTGTTGAGAACGGTGCTTCTGAAGTATATGCTTGCTGTACACACCCAGTATTATCTGGTCCAGCAATTGAGCGTATCCAAAACTCAAATATTAAAGAGTTAGTTGTAACGAACTCTATCGTATTACCTGAAGAGAAGAAAATCGACAAAGTACATGAACTTTCAGTTGCTCCACTAATCGGAGAAGCAATCATTCGTGTATACGAAGAAGAATCTGTAAGTGTATTATTCAATTAA
- the glmU gene encoding bifunctional UDP-N-acetylglucosamine diphosphorylase/glucosamine-1-phosphate N-acetyltransferase GlmU, with protein MSNRFAVILAAGKGTRMKSKLYKVLHPVCGKPMVQHVVDQVTQLGLQKLVTVVGHGAEMVQEQLGNVSEFALQAEQLGTAHAVDQAASVLANEEGTTLVICGDTPLITAETMEALLQQHKEAGAMATVLTAYIEEPAGYGRIVRNENGHVEKIVEHKDANEKELAIKEINTGTYCFDNKALFASLSKVSNDNVQGEYYLPDVIEILKNEGHIVSAYQTEHFDETLGVNDRVALSQAEIIMKNRINRKNMVNGVTIIDPGNTYISADAIIGSDTVLHPGTIIEGNTVIGSDCEIGPHTVIRDSEIGDRTTIRQSTVHDSKLGTEVSVGPFAHIRPDSVIGDEVRVGNFVEIKKTVFGNRSKASHLSYIGDAQVGEDVNLGCGSITVNYDGKNKFKTVIGNGVFIGCNSNLVAPVTVEDGAYVAAGSTITENVPSKALSVARARQVNKEDYVDQLLNKKKS; from the coding sequence ATGTCAAACAGATTTGCAGTGATTCTAGCTGCAGGCAAAGGCACACGTATGAAGTCTAAGCTATACAAAGTGCTTCATCCTGTATGTGGAAAACCTATGGTACAACATGTTGTCGATCAAGTAACGCAATTAGGATTGCAGAAACTTGTAACAGTCGTAGGACATGGTGCTGAAATGGTACAAGAACAGCTAGGAAACGTAAGTGAGTTTGCATTACAAGCAGAACAACTTGGTACAGCACATGCTGTAGATCAAGCTGCAAGTGTACTTGCAAATGAAGAAGGAACAACTTTAGTTATTTGTGGTGATACGCCGCTAATAACTGCTGAAACGATGGAAGCATTGCTTCAGCAACATAAAGAAGCAGGGGCAATGGCAACGGTGCTAACAGCTTACATAGAAGAACCTGCTGGATATGGTCGTATCGTTCGTAATGAGAATGGTCATGTTGAAAAGATTGTTGAGCATAAGGATGCAAATGAGAAAGAATTAGCTATTAAAGAAATCAATACAGGTACGTATTGTTTTGATAATAAAGCTTTATTCGCCTCACTTTCTAAAGTTTCAAATGATAACGTACAAGGTGAATATTACCTGCCAGATGTTATTGAAATTTTAAAAAATGAAGGTCATATCGTATCAGCTTATCAAACAGAGCACTTCGATGAAACGTTAGGTGTTAACGACAGAGTCGCTCTATCGCAAGCGGAAATTATTATGAAAAACCGTATCAACCGCAAGAACATGGTAAATGGTGTTACAATTATTGATCCAGGTAACACGTATATTTCTGCTGATGCAATTATCGGTAGTGATACAGTTCTTCATCCAGGAACAATTATTGAGGGGAATACTGTAATTGGTTCTGATTGTGAAATTGGACCGCATACAGTAATTCGCGATAGTGAAATTGGAGATCGTACGACAATTAGACAATCTACTGTACATGATAGTAAACTTGGTACAGAAGTATCGGTTGGTCCATTTGCACATATTCGCCCAGATTCAGTTATTGGAGATGAAGTACGCGTTGGAAACTTCGTGGAAATCAAAAAAACTGTTTTTGGTAATAGAAGTAAAGCTTCACACTTAAGTTATATCGGGGATGCACAAGTTGGAGAAGACGTGAATCTTGGTTGTGGTTCAATTACGGTGAACTATGACGGTAAGAATAAATTCAAAACTGTGATTGGTAACGGGGTATTTATTGGATGTAATTCAAACCTTGTTGCTCCTGTAACAGTTGAAGATGGTGCTTATGTGGCAGCAGGCTCTACAATTACAGAGAATGTTCCATCAAAAGCATTATCTGTAGCACGTGCACGTCAAGTTAACAAAGAAGACTATGTTGATCAATTGCTGAATAAGAAAAAATCATAA
- a CDS encoding anti-sigma-F factor Fin family protein yields the protein MEGYYYCRHCGSNVGSVTAEKVYSDVLFQLTEQEVVEMIHFHENGNIYIKTICESCQETLASYPEYYEYEKFLQ from the coding sequence ATGGAAGGGTATTATTATTGCAGACATTGCGGGAGTAATGTAGGCTCCGTTACTGCAGAAAAAGTGTATAGCGACGTTTTATTTCAACTAACAGAGCAAGAAGTAGTAGAGATGATTCATTTTCATGAGAATGGAAATATATATATAAAAACGATTTGTGAATCGTGCCAAGAAACGCTCGCATCTTATCCTGAGTATTATGAATATGAAAAATTTCTGCAATAA
- the purR gene encoding pur operon repressor encodes MKIRRSTRLVDMTYYLLQNPRQLVSLTFFAERYQSAKSSISEDLVIIKQTFEQQGVGTLQTVPGAAGGVKYIPYISAEEAELIIGELCSLFENPGRILPGGYLYMTDLLSNPRHINGAGRLFASVFARQPIDAVMTVATKGIPLAYAVANYLDVPVVIARKDNKVTEGPTVSINYVSGSSKRIQTMTLAKRSLPEGSNVLIIDDFMKAGGTIQGMMSMLEEFKANVVGIGVLVESTDIEERLINNFVSLIRLSEVDVKEKAIQVEKGNYSLAPFDEGLVEAE; translated from the coding sequence ATGAAAATTAGACGAAGTACAAGATTAGTCGATATGACGTATTACTTGTTACAAAACCCTCGTCAGCTAGTTTCTCTCACTTTTTTTGCTGAAAGGTATCAATCAGCTAAGTCTTCCATTAGTGAAGATTTAGTTATTATTAAGCAAACGTTTGAACAACAAGGGGTCGGCACATTGCAAACGGTACCAGGAGCAGCAGGAGGAGTGAAATATATACCATATATAAGTGCGGAAGAGGCAGAGCTAATTATTGGAGAGCTTTGTAGCCTATTTGAAAATCCAGGTCGTATTTTACCTGGTGGTTACTTATATATGACAGATCTTTTAAGTAATCCTCGTCATATTAATGGCGCAGGTCGTTTGTTTGCTTCTGTTTTTGCTAGGCAACCAATTGATGCGGTTATGACGGTGGCAACGAAGGGGATTCCACTTGCTTATGCGGTGGCAAATTACTTAGATGTACCGGTAGTAATTGCAAGGAAAGATAATAAGGTAACAGAAGGCCCAACTGTTAGTATTAACTATGTATCAGGTTCTTCTAAGCGAATTCAAACAATGACGTTAGCAAAGCGTAGCCTTCCAGAGGGATCAAATGTTTTAATCATTGATGACTTCATGAAAGCTGGCGGGACAATTCAAGGTATGATGAGTATGTTAGAAGAATTTAAGGCTAATGTTGTTGGTATTGGTGTATTAGTAGAATCCACGGATATTGAAGAACGACTAATTAATAATTTTGTATCATTAATTCGTCTATCAGAAGTTGATGTGAAAGAAAAAGCGATTCAAGTGGAAAAGGGAAATTATTCACTGGCACCATTTGATGAAGGGCTTGTAGAGGCTGAGTAA
- the yabG gene encoding sporulation peptidase YabG has product MALHVGELVERYSHNRDILFRIIEIKGEIAILFGEEIRLVADAPLEDLISIDQREHKKRAKREKETMERTYRLFQQDYVLMKQRHEHTSTGGYTSEVNYFQMPGRVLHIDGDPLYLRKCLDLYNKIGVPVQGIHCKETEMHEKVVDLIDHFRPDILVITGHDAYTKSKGAKGDLAAYRHSRHFVQAVREVRKKYPSLDQLVIFAGACQSHFEALIRAGANFASSPSRINIHALDPVYVVGKISFTSFMERVNVWDVVRNTITGEKGLGGIETRGILRTGLPFQHYEE; this is encoded by the coding sequence ATGGCTTTACATGTTGGAGAATTAGTGGAACGATATTCTCATAATAGGGATATTCTTTTTCGTATTATAGAAATAAAAGGCGAGATAGCTATATTATTTGGAGAGGAAATTAGACTGGTGGCGGATGCGCCACTTGAAGATTTAATTAGTATAGATCAACGGGAACATAAAAAAAGAGCGAAGCGTGAGAAAGAAACGATGGAGCGTACGTATCGTTTGTTTCAACAAGATTATGTATTAATGAAACAAAGGCATGAACACACTTCAACGGGTGGATATACAAGTGAGGTGAATTATTTTCAAATGCCGGGACGTGTATTGCATATAGATGGAGACCCGTTATATTTGCGCAAGTGCTTAGACTTATATAATAAAATTGGTGTTCCTGTACAAGGTATTCATTGTAAAGAAACAGAGATGCATGAAAAGGTAGTAGATTTAATAGATCATTTTCGTCCAGACATTTTAGTTATTACAGGGCACGATGCATATACAAAATCAAAAGGGGCAAAGGGAGATTTAGCAGCGTATAGGCATTCAAGGCATTTTGTACAGGCTGTTCGAGAAGTGAGAAAAAAATATCCATCATTGGATCAACTCGTTATTTTTGCTGGGGCATGTCAATCACACTTTGAAGCATTAATTCGAGCAGGCGCTAATTTTGCTAGTTCACCATCTAGAATTAATATTCACGCACTAGATCCTGTATATGTGGTGGGTAAAATTAGTTTTACGTCATTTATGGAAAGAGTAAATGTATGGGATGTTGTACGTAATACGATTACCGGCGAAAAGGGACTTGGCGGGATTGAGACAAGGGGGATTTTACGAACTGGATTACCCTTTCAACATTATGAAGAATAA
- the rsmA gene encoding 16S rRNA (adenine(1518)-N(6)/adenine(1519)-N(6))-dimethyltransferase RsmA, producing the protein MKDIATPNRTKDIVEKYGFSFKKSLGQNFLIDTNVLNRIVDHAEIGSESGAIEIGPGIGALTEQLAKRAKKVVAFEIDQRLLPILDETLAPYSNVTVINKDVLKADVHEVFSEQFEEGQDVMVVANLPYYITTPILFKLLEEKLPVRGFVVMMQKEVGDRLAAKPGTKEYGSLSIAIQYYTEVETVMTVPRTVFVPQPNVDSAIIRLLKRPKPVVEVTDETFFFEVVRASFAQRRKTLMNNLSNNLNGFPKDKELLDRILTEVGIDPKRRGETLSIEEFATLSNALVLHKLS; encoded by the coding sequence ATGAAGGATATCGCAACGCCAAATCGTACGAAAGACATTGTTGAAAAGTACGGATTTTCATTCAAAAAAAGTTTAGGACAAAATTTTTTAATTGATACGAATGTATTAAATCGTATTGTCGATCACGCTGAGATTGGTTCGGAAAGTGGTGCAATTGAAATTGGACCAGGTATCGGTGCGTTAACAGAACAATTAGCGAAGCGTGCTAAAAAAGTAGTGGCTTTTGAAATTGATCAGAGATTATTACCGATTTTAGATGAGACGTTAGCTCCATATAGCAACGTTACAGTTATAAATAAAGATGTACTAAAGGCAGATGTACATGAGGTGTTTAGTGAGCAATTTGAGGAAGGGCAAGATGTAATGGTAGTAGCTAATTTACCGTACTATATTACAACGCCAATTTTATTTAAATTGCTGGAAGAGAAATTACCGGTTCGTGGATTTGTTGTTATGATGCAAAAAGAAGTAGGAGATCGTTTAGCTGCTAAACCAGGAACGAAAGAGTATGGTTCTTTATCCATTGCTATTCAGTATTATACAGAGGTAGAAACAGTTATGACTGTACCGCGTACAGTGTTTGTGCCACAACCAAATGTTGATTCTGCGATTATTCGTCTCTTGAAGCGTCCGAAACCAGTTGTAGAAGTAACAGATGAGACATTCTTCTTTGAAGTAGTACGAGCAAGTTTTGCACAGCGTCGTAAAACTTTAATGAATAATTTATCAAATAATTTAAATGGTTTCCCGAAAGATAAAGAGCTATTGGATCGAATTTTAACAGAAGTAGGAATTGATCCGAAACGAAGAGGCGAAACGCTATCTATCGAGGAGTTTGCAACATTAAGTAATGCATTAGTTCTTCATAAATTGTCATAA
- the pth gene encoding aminoacyl-tRNA hydrolase, with protein sequence MKLIVGLGNPGREYELTRHNIGFMAIDELAKRWNISLNEQKFKGVFGAGFVNGEKVILLKPLTYMNLSGESIRPLMDYYKIDVEDFVVLYDDLDIPVGKLRLRMKGSAGGHNGVKSTISHLGTQEFQRIRMGIDRPKNGMKVVDYVLGRFTSEEIPDVNHSIEKAADACEEWLNKPFLQIMNTFNS encoded by the coding sequence ATGAAATTGATAGTAGGACTTGGGAACCCGGGTAGAGAATATGAATTAACAAGGCATAATATTGGATTTATGGCGATTGATGAACTTGCAAAGCGTTGGAATATTTCTTTAAACGAACAAAAATTTAAAGGAGTATTTGGTGCAGGATTTGTTAATGGAGAAAAAGTAATCTTATTAAAGCCACTTACATATATGAATTTATCTGGGGAAAGTATTCGTCCGCTTATGGATTACTATAAAATTGATGTAGAGGACTTCGTTGTTCTGTATGATGATTTAGATATCCCTGTAGGTAAATTACGCCTTCGTATGAAAGGTAGTGCTGGTGGACATAATGGTGTGAAATCAACAATTTCACATTTAGGAACGCAAGAGTTTCAACGTATCCGTATGGGAATTGATCGCCCGAAAAATGGAATGAAGGTAGTAGATTACGTATTAGGACGTTTTACATCGGAAGAAATTCCTGATGTGAATCATTCTATTGAAAAAGCAGCGGATGCATGTGAAGAATGGTTGAATAAACCTTTTCTTCAAATCATGAATACCTTCAATAGTTAA
- a CDS encoding RidA family protein: MKVVQTNKAPQAIGPYSQGIIVNNMFYSSGQIPLTASGELVAGDVTVQTEQVFQNLQAVLEEAGASFDTVVKTTVFLKDMDDFNAVNEVYGSYFSTHKPARSCVQVAKLPKDVSIEIEVIALVK, encoded by the coding sequence ATGAAAGTTGTTCAAACAAACAAAGCGCCACAAGCAATTGGACCATATTCACAAGGGATTATTGTAAATAATATGTTTTACAGTTCAGGACAAATTCCGTTAACTGCAAGTGGAGAGCTTGTAGCAGGAGACGTGACAGTACAAACAGAGCAAGTATTTCAAAATTTACAAGCGGTATTAGAAGAAGCAGGTGCTTCATTTGATACAGTAGTAAAAACAACAGTATTCTTAAAAGATATGGATGATTTTAATGCTGTTAATGAAGTATACGGCTCTTATTTCTCTACTCATAAGCCAGCTCGTTCTTGTGTACAAGTAGCAAAATTACCGAAAGATGTTTCAATTGAAATCGAAGTAATTGCCCTAGTTAAGTAA
- the veg gene encoding biofilm formation stimulator Veg has protein sequence MSKRLDEIKSELDHHLGQRLMLKANSGRRKTVEQSGVLAETYRSVFVVQLDQQEDALQRVSYSYADVLTETVELTFYGEPHNEVIF, from the coding sequence ATGTCAAAACGTTTAGATGAAATTAAAAGCGAATTAGATCACCATCTTGGACAGAGACTGATGTTAAAGGCGAATAGTGGGAGAAGAAAAACAGTGGAACAATCAGGTGTACTTGCAGAAACGTACCGTTCTGTTTTTGTTGTACAATTGGATCAGCAAGAAGATGCGTTGCAACGTGTATCATATAGCTATGCGGATGTTTTAACAGAGACAGTAGAGTTAACGTTTTATGGTGAACCTCATAATGAAGTGATTTTTTAA